gcggtcggcaattacgcgcttgtttcccaaaccgttgatgaaagaagcaaaaccctcgattccgtgaacctgatctttgccttctggtgctccgttgtttggatcgggaccggttgcgtgtcgtgatttccagtcggtcaattcggctcaatatttgctccaagacatcattttccgtGGGTGCCTTCTGAACGGTGAAAATGTaaggcagttgttgcatctcgatcattaaatccgccattttcgccaatttatcgacgtctgcctcGTTAGAAATTGctaacaccattcgaatattttcgggcaattgctcaagtagcaacgatcttagcatggcgtcagttacctgctccccgccagtgtttcgcaagtcctgcaggtaatgcgatggcctctttccttccaaattcttcccttggaaaagtcgtcgcagcttggattcggcgggctctgcaaatgctgccaatatcctctccttcacggcttcgtacttatttgttgccggaggattgcgtgctatcgagatcacatgcggaaggatttccggctcggcaaattgtatcacgtacttaaatcttgtttcgtccgacgtgatgtgattagtgtggaacgcagcctctacctgctcaaaccaaaatgccgggtcgggtcgataaaatgacggaaatttttgtatgcgtgccgcttccacgaatacgcctgctggtcgattagctatcggcggcaggaaatcactctgaagggatgttttcggcgtctctggcgatttggattcagtggccattttgaaactcgcgcttggtgtcgattaaacgtatggaaatttaagatcactgcactttttattttaactcaagtcgtcggggtcaccaatgtagaaacatgaaaaaaagtacgtttttaggttctacccatttattcaaattcgagaaaaacaattaagttacaaacaccgtgaaggtcgagagaaagagagtctaaaagagtcggatggcgtcgaattttatgatatatccttgccgatccatatagtgacgttactttgttgatcatatcagctgttgaaaggcgttgccatgttggtgctgtcatgtgattaccatgtcgctacagcGAAAAAAACGGAACTATCGGGGTCACTACAATGGGTACTTGGATTCCCATCAAATTAAACACTGGCGCTTGATTTGAACACCTTTATTCACCGACGACTTCGTATGCTGCGCGAGGAGTGGAAACGCGACACGATAGATATGGGAAGAGTCCATGTGTCCTCTGTCTGAAATAATCCCTTGTATGGATCGGCATGGCTTCCCTCGCTCTTAGATGTCGTGACAATCGCTCTCGCGTTCCCACACAACAGCATAACAATAAAAAAGGTTTGCTCGAATCAAttagttcgtgaagtttaagtTGGTAACCTACCACTGCCTCGACAAAGCTAAGGCCGACCCTTTTATCCCAGGGGAAAATGATGTTATGTCTAAAATCATCAGTGTTTCGTAGGGTTACGTTTTGTATCTTGATTTCAATGAAACTTAGATAACTTCAACAATTTCAAAGATACAGttctgaaacaaaaaaaaaaattatttgaaaaaaatgaggaaCACAACGATTGTATCTAGGTTAATGCTCGTTGCAAACGCATTTGCGACCAATGGCGTCAGCGTCGTTGTCGAGCTTTGGGTGATGCCGAACGTATTCTTGAAAAGATCGACATCCTTCACTTGGAATTCGCCAAGCGTGCCGCTCCATTCAATAACTGGCTGGATGGAATAAGTGAAGGTTTAGCGTCTCTTATTTAAACACACGTtgggcttagggaccatatgaagcGGAGAGGATCAACAACTCTTTGATGCAGATAccatgtttcatcaaattttcaaactctctCCGATGTACCGCCACGAAGGTTTTGTTGATATGTTCATTTTTCACATGAAGGAAGAAATCCAAGGTTTGATTCAAGCTCACGACCAATTCAAGGCAACATTAGGAGAAGCCGATAAGGAATTCAACCTGATTGTTGGACTTGTTCGCGAAGTTGGATCAATTGCTAAGCAACACCAAATCCATGGGGGTCTAGAGAATTCCTACACAACGGTTACTGCTAACGATTTGACTGGTAAATGGGAAGACGTCCGTCAACTGGTACCACAACGTGATCAGACATTGGGCAATGAACAACAAAACAATGAAATGTTACGTCCTTAATTCTCCAATAAGGCCAATACAGTCGGTCCATGGATCGAACGTTAAATGGATGTTGTTACTGCAATTAGTATAGGATTACAGGGATCACTTGAGGATcaattggatcgtttgaagaaATGCGAACAGGCAGTCTTACGCCAAATCTGACGGGGCATTCAGTAAAGTGGAGTTAAGCAATCGCTGCTCACTTTACATTCAAGTTGGGAGTAAAGCATTTAACTGCTCCGACCTAAAACCCCTTGTCGATTGTGGAGCCACaatgaacaccgactgcgcaatataatattttgaatcGGACGGCACATGCTGGAACTAATCCGAAGGCTAGCAGTTTGGCGAAATGATGGTTGGGGTTCTTAATTCACAAATATTACTTCCCTGTCAATAATCTCTGTGTCAGTTCAGTTGTCTTGACTCAATAGTCAAGcaactaaacccacccgggaTAATCTATTCTAATAGAGTCGTGAAGTCTTGGGGCGGGTTGATACCATCGAAATTTCTTTCCCAAAAGCGAGAAACTGCCTACCGGTCTAATAAGAGAGGAGACAAAATCAAAGGGATCGATGGGGAAACACCGGCTCCGAGTTGACTCTTTCATCGGCTTCCTGCGTCTTCCATTCTTCTTCATGTGGGGCCCGATGACATGGTGGCCCACCCCAACCTAAATGTTCACCCTCTGTCGCTTTAAATATAATCGGGGAACCCTAAA
The window above is part of the Hermetia illucens chromosome 3, iHerIll2.2.curated.20191125, whole genome shotgun sequence genome. Proteins encoded here:
- the LOC119650791 gene encoding alpha-actinin, sarcomeric-like → MFHQIFKLSPMYRHEGFVDMFIFHMKEEIQGLIQAHDQFKATLGEADKEFNLIVGLVREVGSIAKQHQIHGGLENSYTTVTANDLTGKWEDVRQLVPQRDQTLGNEQQNNEMLRP